A single region of the Brachypodium distachyon strain Bd21 chromosome 3, Brachypodium_distachyon_v3.0, whole genome shotgun sequence genome encodes:
- the LOC100832248 gene encoding transcription factor ILI5 translates to MSSRSRSSRGAISEEEINELISKLQSLLPNARRRGSSQASTTKLLKETCSYIKSLHREVDDLSDRLSDLMSTMDHNSPGAEIIRSILRS, encoded by the exons ATGTCGAGCAGATCAAGGTCGTCGCGTGGCGCCATCTCCGAGGAGGAGATCAACGAGCTCATCTCCAAGCTCCAGTCTCTGCTCCCCaacgctcgccgccgcggctccaGCCAG GCGTCGACGAcgaagctgctgaaggagaCTTGCAGCTACATCAAGAGCCTGCACAGGGAGGTGGACGACCTGAGCGACCGGCTATCCGACCTCATGTCAACCATGGACCACAACAGCCCGGGCGCCGAGATCATCCGCAGCATCCTCCGCTCATGA